In the genome of Aquificaceae bacterium, the window GAAAAGGACATAAAGGAAGGAAGTTTTGACTTCAAGCAGGAGCTGGAAGATGTGCATATGAACATAGAGGCGGAGCTCATAAGAAGGCTTGGAGAAGTGGGAGGAAAGCTACACACCGCAAGAAGTAGAAACGACCAAGTGGCTACCGACGAAAGACTATACATAAAGGACAAGCTAATAGAGGTTATCCAAAGTCTAAGAGCTCTCAGAAAAGAGCTCGTGAAATTAGCGGAAAGGTCCGTAGATATCCTACTGCCTTCCTACACTCACCTTCAGAGGGCTCAACCCATAAGGCTTGCTCACTACTTTCTTGCCTACAGAGAGATGTTTCTAAGCGACGAGCAAAGGTTTATGAACGCCTATAGAAGTGCGGATTGTTTACCCCTTGGCTCTGGAGCGTCCGCAGGCGTAGACTTTCCACTGGATAGGTTTTATACCGCAGAGCTCTTAGGCTTTGGTAGGCTCTGTAGAAATTCCCTGCAGGCAACTGCAGAGAGGGACTTTATCCTTGATGTGTTATACGCCTGTGCGGTCTGTGGCATGAAGCTTTCAAGGCTTTCAGAAGACTTGATAATCTGGTCTACGGAGGAGTTTGGCTTTGTGGACCTACCCGACAGGCTATGCACTGGAAGCTCCATAATGCCCCAGAAGAAAAACCCAGATGTGCTTGAACTAATAAGAGGCAAAACTGGAAGGCTTTATGGAAATCTTATGAACCTTTTGGTGGTCCTAAAGGGTCTTCCCATGGCATACAACAGAGACCTACAAGAGGACAAAGAACCCCTCTTTGATAGCTTAAGGACTATAAAGGACTGTATTGAAGGTATGACGCTTGTGTTAGAAGGTATGAGTATAAGGGCAGACAGGATGGAAA includes:
- the argH gene encoding argininosuccinate lyase → MQKPWEGRFKEKTEEFVERFTQSVSFDKELALWDIKQSKAHVKTLQKAGVLTEEEAQKLLLGLEDIEKDIKEGSFDFKQELEDVHMNIEAELIRRLGEVGGKLHTARSRNDQVATDERLYIKDKLIEVIQSLRALRKELVKLAERSVDILLPSYTHLQRAQPIRLAHYFLAYREMFLSDEQRFMNAYRSADCLPLGSGASAGVDFPLDRFYTAELLGFGRLCRNSLQATAERDFILDVLYACAVCGMKLSRLSEDLIIWSTEEFGFVDLPDRLCTGSSIMPQKKNPDVLELIRGKTGRLYGNLMNLLVVLKGLPMAYNRDLQEDKEPLFDSLRTIKDCIEGMTLVLEGMSIRADRMEKASGGFTLMTDLANYLVLKGVPFRQAHKTAGSITAYLLEKGKKPEELTLEELRSFSELYQEDALELLAPDKVADRRKTYGGTAREEVLKRLQIAKREEGLP